The Ananas comosus cultivar F153 unplaced genomic scaffold, ASM154086v1, whole genome shotgun sequence region AGAGTTCTAGATTTTTTGGAATGTtgatcaatttaaatttaaagcatATGGAATGCAAAGCTAACCTACATAACGAAGATGCTTGGCAATCAGTATTAAACACCATGTTTTCAAGTTTCAGCTTAACTACTAAAACTATAGGATTAACAACTAATATACATAATGAAGATCCTCAGTAATCAGTACTAAACACCATGTAATCAGTACTAAACACCATGTTTCCAAGGTTCATCTGAACTACTAAAACTGATATATTACAATAAACAAAATCGACAACTGGTATTAAAGTATTAAATCAATATCTTATATTACAGCCGTTACAACTAAACTTAAGTTGATGCCTATCTCAAACTCAAGTTGATGCCTAGTATATGTCAAGATGAAGCAAGCAGGGACATTTAGGAAATTCATAGTATGGTCATCAAGCTCCAATACAGCAAACTCCATTCTCATATTTGAATAGCTCAATCGAGCAGGATCAAAACAATAAGCAAAGACAGTGTGGTACAAAACAAGCACTCAATATCTCCTCAATCATCAAGAAAAAACAAATCCTGTATCTACTGTATAATGGATCCActaagaaaagaacaaaaaacaatTCCATCACTTGATCTTGCTCTGACTAATAGAGGAGTGCACTCCATTTACATCACAATTTCTTCCAAATCAATACGTGGACGGGCCTCTCCGGACTCTATGTACAAACAGGAGAACTAATCAAACACTTACGTTAAGCCAACACCTTCGGCGGCGGCAGGTCATCGCGCCTACCGCGGTGAGAGCGGCCCCGGCGGCGCCGTCCACGTCGAGCACGGCCCTCGCAGCTGGCGACCACCACCCCCTCCTCCCCGCGGCAGTGGCGCAGccgccgagcgccgccgcggGCGCCTCCGACGAGGAGAGGGCGGTTGTAGGACACGAGCGTGGCGGGGTTAGCgaaggaggaggatgaggagcaACCCCGACGCGGCGGGGCTTGGGGGCTTGGGCACGGTCGCCATGTACCACTACCTCGAGGAGGCGATGAAGGGACAAAATAAGACGAATTGTGTGGacggaaagagaaagaagaggatagaggagagagagagatgagggtGAGGcatgaagggaaaaaaaaattgagggtaCTTGCAGTATGGGAGAGGGGTATGGAGGGGGAGAGGTACGGTGCCGAGGAAGGACATCAGCATGACGCATCTATCCCGCCCGCCATGCCCGCTGACACCCCAACGGAGGATCTAGAGGGGAGAGAAGATACCACCACTCGTCCACAACCCGTACGGAAGGTGCAGCAGGGAAAGAGAAGATCGCCATCTGGCTGCGAAGCGAGGACGTCAGCATGACGCGACCGACTCTCCCGCCATGccgccgacaatcctacccgaGATCGGACCCCCCAGCATGACGCGACCAACAATTCATAAGGAGCGAGAGCGGACAGTGAGAGGAGCGAGAGAGGAAAGGGAAAGATGTCCTCGTGATTAGACGCGTGAGAGAGCCCTCAAACCCAACACATTAAAggggaaaataaaatattgggaAAATACCGCCCCGCACTAGCTCGCGTCCGCGTTGGCTCGCATCCGCGCCGATGCCCACTTGCTCGCGCCACCTCGCGTCCCCCATCCGCGCCGTCCCGCTCGCCCACCTGCCCCTGCTCACGCCCCGTCAGCTGCGCCAGACCCGCGCCGAGGCCTGCCGGCCGCCCGCTCGCCCTGCTCGCGCCGATCGCGCCGATCGCGGAGAGGCCCGCTCGCCCACCTGGCCCTGCTCACGCCCGCTCGCCCGCGCCAGGCACCGATGGCGGACCGCTCGCGCCGACTGCGCCGATCGCGGGGAGGCCT contains the following coding sequences:
- the LOC109704438 gene encoding uncharacterized protein LOC109704438 isoform X3, producing MLMSFLGTVPLPLHTPLPYLVHGDRAQAPKPRRVGVAPHPPPSLTPPRSCPTTALSSSEAPAAALGGCATAAGRRGWWSPAARAVLDVDGAAGAALTAVGAMTCRRRRCWLNDKRNIWCTRYGNAKCIG
- the LOC109704438 gene encoding uncharacterized protein LOC109704438 isoform X4 gives rise to the protein MRHADVLPRHLVHGDRAQAPKPRRVGVAPHPPPSLTPPRSCPTTALSSSEAPAAALGGCATAAGRRGWWSPAARAVLDVDGAAGAALTAVGAMTCRRRRCWLNDKRNIWCTRYGNAKCIG
- the LOC109704438 gene encoding uncharacterized protein LOC109704438 isoform X2; protein product: MRHADVLPRHRTSPPPYPSPILQVPSIFFSLHASPSSLSLLYPLLSLSVHTIRLILSLHRLLEVVVHGDRAQAPKPRRVGVAPHPPPSLTPPRSCPTTALSSSEAPAAALGGCATAAGRRGWWSPAARAVLDVDGAAGAALTAVGAMTCRRRRCWLNWIHYTVDTGFIFS
- the LOC109704438 gene encoding uncharacterized protein LOC109704438 isoform X5 yields the protein MVHGDRAQAPKPRRVGVAPHPPPSLTPPRSCPTTALSSSEAPAAALGGCATAAGRRGWWSPAARAVLDVDGAAGAALTAVGAMTCRRRRCWLNDKRNIWCTRYGNAKCIG
- the LOC109704438 gene encoding uncharacterized protein LOC109704438 isoform X1, which translates into the protein MRHADVLPRHRTSPPPYPSPILQVPSIFFSLHASPSSLSLLYPLLSLSVHTIRLILSLHRLLEVVVHGDRAQAPKPRRVGVAPHPPPSLTPPRSCPTTALSSSEAPAAALGGCATAAGRRGWWSPAARAVLDVDGAAGAALTAVGAMTCRRRRCWLNDKRNIWCTRYGNAKCIG